The genomic segment TTCGGCTCTCTGGCGTTGCTGGTGCTGGTCATTCAGTTGTTGTCCGGTATCTGGCTGACCATGTTTTACACGCCTTCGGCAAAAGGCGCTTTTGATTCAGTCGAATACATCATGCGCGATGTGCATTTTGGCTGGATACTGCGCTACACCCACTCCACCGGCGCATCGGCATTTTTCATTGTCATCTATCTGCATATTTTTCGTGCGCTGCTTTATGGCTCTTACAAAAAGCCGCGTGAGCTCGTGTGGCTGCTTGGCATGCTGCTGTTCGTGCTTTTGATGAGTGAAGCTTTTTTCGGCTATCTGCTGCCCTGGGGGCAGATGTCATACTGGGGCGCACAGGTGATTACCTCACTTTTCGGCGCTATTCCTTTTATTGGTGATTCGCTGGCGACCTGGATTCGGGGCGACTTTACCGTGGCAAATGCGACCCTGCAGCGTTTTTTTGCTCTGCACGTGATTGCCATTCCGCTGCTGTTTGTGATGATTGTCTGGCTGCACATGGTAGCGCTGCATGCGGTTGGCTCCAATAATCCCGAAGGCATTGATATCCGTAAACCGAAAGACGGGCGTGCGCCGACCCGTGATACTCTGCCGTTTCACCCATGGTACACAGTAAAAGACTGCAGCGGTGCCATTGTTTTTCTCATGCTTTTTTTCTCAGTGGTGTTTTTCTTCCCGGAGATGGGAGGGTATTTCCTGGAACATGCCAACTTTGAGGCTGCAAACCCGATGGTGACACCAGAGCACATTGCGCCAGTCTGGTATCTCACGCCTTTTTACGCGATGCTGCGTGCCATCCCCGATAAGCTTTTTGGCGTAGCGGTCATGGGGGGAGCCATTGTTATTCTTTTTTTCCTGCCCTGGCTTGATAAAAGTCCAGTGCGCTCAATGCGCTATAAAGGATGGGCCTCGCGTGTGGCGCTTATGCTTTTTGTACTGAGTACCGCCATACTTGGTTACCTCGGTACCCTGCCAGTAACGCCTCCCGCATTGTGGACGGCGCGGGTTTGCACGGCCATTTATTTCGGTTACTTTCTGCTGATGCCGCTTTATACGCGCCTTGAAGCCTGTAAAACGCCGCCAGAACATCTTGAAGAGGAGCATGCGCATGCTTAAGCGAATTACCTTCGCAGCACTTCTTCTCGGGATTTTTGGGGGGGGCTTTGCAGCAACCTCGAGTGTGCCCCTTGCCCGTGCGGATGTCGATGTGCGCGACACCAAACGTCTGCAACGCGGTGCGCGGGTCTTCATGAATTACTGCTCCGGCTGCCACTCCCTCAAATATCTCCGCTATCAGCGCATGGGGCGCGATCTTGGACTGACTACCTTTGACGGGCGCCCCGATAACGACCTGCTTAAAAATAACCTCATCTTTACCAGCGCACGCGTTAACGACCCCATCCGCATCAGCATGCCGCCCACGGATGCACGACAGTGGTTTGGTGTGGTGCCGCCGGATTTAAGCCTTGTGGTGCGACGCCGGAGCGCGGATTGGGTATACACCTATCTTAACAGTTTCTATGCTGACAGTACCCGCCCCTTCGGCACCAATAATCTGCTGGTGCCAAACGTGGCCATGCCAAACGTTTTTGCTCCGCTCAGAGGCCGTGTGATTCATGTCCCTGAATCCGTAACCGAGGCAGATACGCGGCATGCGCACCTCGTGCGGGTGGGTGAGGGGAGCATGACGCCTGAGCAGTTTGAAGATACGCTTGATGACCTCGTCAGTTTTCTCGCCTACGTGGCAGAGCCTGTGCAGCTGGTGCGTTATCGTACAGGCGTGGGTGCGTTGATTTTTCTGGGACTTTTTTTTCTCGTAGTGCGCGCTTTAAAAAAAGATATTCATAAGCGGATTTTAAGCGCGCAAAAGCAGGAGACAGACACACCACGCTGATGTCTTTTGTGATAGAATTGCACGGTTGTGTCACCCGTGCCTGTTCGGGCAAGTATTCGATGAGGAGCAAATGATGGCCGTAGTAGCAAAGCGCACAGTCATGTCACTGTTTTCCGACGGTGATGATGTGTACAGTCACCAGGTTCGTATTGTGCTGGCCGAGAAAGGGGTGAATGTCGAAATTCTCGCCACAGATGACGGCGAAGCGCTGCAGGCGCTGCGTTCCGTGAATCCCTATGGTACGGTTCCCACGCTGATTGACCGTGAGCTGGTGCTCTATGAGGCCCGTATCATCATGGAATACCTTGATGAACGCTTCCCGCATCCGCCACTGCTGCCAGTATACCCGGTCGCACGTGCCGAAGCCCGTAAAATGATGCACCGCATTGAACATGACTGGTATGATTTGCTGGCACGTATTCGCAAAGGCCAGAATGCTGTGGAAGCGCGCAGCTACCTGCAGGAGAGTCTTGTGAGTCTTGAGCCGGTGTTTGCGGATAAGCCGTTTTTTCTGAGTGAAGAATTTTCCCTGCTTGATTGCGCACTGGCACCGCTTCTGTGGCGTCTGCCACAGCTTGCCGTTGATATTCCGGCAAGTGCGAAGGCCCTTAACGCCTACATGCAGCGGCTTTTCCAGCGCGAAGCCTTTCAGACGAGCCTTACGGACGTCGAGAGACAGTTGCGGGCAGCCTGAAATGAGCATGACCTCTGCCAAACCGCATCTGGTGCGCGCCATGTACGACTGGATAGTCGATAATGCGCTGACGCCGTATCTCGTCGTGAACGCCACCTGGCCGGGCGTGCAGGTGCCGGAAGAACACGTGATTGACGGGCGCATCATCCTCAATATTTCACCGCAGGCCTGCCGCGGATTGCACCTTGAGAATGACAAGATTATCTTCACGGCCCGTTTTTCCGGGATGACCACACAGATTTTTGTGCCGCCCGCAGCAGTTTTGGCGATTTATGCCAAAGAAAACGGGCGCGGCATGGAGTTTGGTGAAGAGTATGACGAGCCACCGCCGACAACGCCTGTTGCCTCGGACATTCAGGGTGCGTCACGTACGAGACCTTCCCTGAAACTCGTGAAGTGAATGCCGTATCTCGTTAATGAGGAGACGTCTCAAATGCGTGCCACGGCGGTTTATCGTAATGCTGAAATTCGTGCAGCGGAGCAGAAGGCATGCTCCTCCGGTATTCCTGAGTCCGTGCTTATGGAGCGCGCCGGAGCGGCCGCTCTTGAAACCCTGAACACCTGCTTTCCCAAAGCCGAGTCTATCGCCATCTTCTGTGGCGCCGGCAACAATGCTGGTGATGGGTATGTGCTGGCGCGCCTTCTTCATGAGCGGCACATTCCCGTAACCGTATTTGCTCTCAAAGCTCCGGAAGACTTACCTGAAACAGCACGCATGGCCGCACTCAAAGCCCTCCAGCGCGGTGTAGCAGTCCGGGAGTTTGAAGACGCTGAAGAGATGGAGGCGTCTTTAGTGGTAGACGCACTGTTGGGCACAGGATTGCGTGATGCGCCATCAGGTCTTTTTGCGCAGGCCATATCGCTTATCAACACGTACGCCCGTCCGGTGCTGGCGCTCGACATCCCTTCAGGACTGGCCGCTGATACCGGTGAGGCATTGGGTGAAGTAGTCAAAGCCACGGTTACCATCAGCTTTGTGGCGCCCAAACTCGGCCTTTACCTGCGCGATGGCATTGACTGCTGCGGAGAAATCATATCGGATTGCCTGAACATCGCCCATTGCCTTGATACCGGCGCACGTGCAGCGACCCTGCTTGAGGCATCGCTGCTGCAAAAAGTCCTGCCTCAGCGCGCACGCAATACGCACAAGGGGGATTACGGGCACGTGCTCTGCATCGGTGGCGGAAGCGGTATGCCTGGCTCCATTCGCATGAGTGCAGAGGCGGCGTTGCGGGTTGGTGCCGGCATGGTAACCATTGCCACACTGCCTGAACATGTGAATGCCTGTGCCAGTCTGCCCGAAGCCATGGTGCATGGCATTGACACGGCACAGGATTTACAGCCCCTGCTGGCGCGGGCCAGCGTTTGTGTACTTGGGCCTGGCCTTGGCACGGATGCCTGGGGGCGGGCGCTGTTTCAGGCTGCCATCGCTTCCATGCTGCCGACCGTGGTAGACGCGTCCGCACTGACGCTCCTTGCTGAAATGCCCCAATATGACGACAACTGGATTCTCACGCCGCATCCCGGTGAAGCCGCAAGACTGCTCGGTATATCCAGCATGGCCGTCCAGGCAGACCGCCTGAAGGCATTGACCCGCCTGCAGCAGCAGTACGGAGGCGTTATTGTGCTTAAGGGGGCGCGTACACTGGTGCAGACACCAGCCGGTGACACCTTTCTTTGCGACGCCGGAAATCCCGGCATGGCCAGTGCCGGCATGGGAGACGTGCTGAGCGGTGTTTTGGGCGGGCTGCTCGCGCAGGGCTTATCACTTGCTGATGCTGCAACCTCGGGCGTGATGCTGCACGCGACTGCCGCGGATACGGCCGCGCGCGCCGGTGGCGAGCGCGGACTGCTTGCGCGCGATGTGATTGCCGGGCTGCGTGCGGGAGTCAATGCACAATGACGACTGAAAAATACATCCTTCTCGATGATGACGCGGCTACTGTTCAGCTTGGCGTGCGCCTGGTTCACGCTTTGAATACGCCGGCACTCATTACGTTTACAGGCCCCATTGGTGCCGGAAAAACGACACTGATTCGTGCCATGCTGCGCGCCCATGGGGTATCCTCAGCCATAAAAAGCCCAACCTATACCCTTGTGGAATCGTATGACTGTACGCCGTGTACCGTTCATCATTTTGATTTATACCGTATTCATGACCCCATGGAGCTTGAATTTATCGGCTTTCGCGAATACCTCGGCCAGAATGCCGTGTGTCTCATCGAGTGGCCGGAGCATGGTGGCGGCATGCTCGGAAAGCCTGATTTACAAGTTAGTCTTGAACCTGCAGGCGATGGCAGACATGCTCGCATGAAAGCCGAAAGTTTCAGAGGGAAACAGATTCTTGAAGGCCTTGAGGGGGGCTTATGAGCGCATGGTTGACACGGTTATGGCTGATTTTTAGTCTTTGTGGTTCGCTTGCGTTTGCTGCCACGCTACAGTCGGTTTCGGTAAAGCCTACCGGTGATAAAACCTACCTGTATTTTTCAGGAGAGGGCTATTTCACCCACCGCGCCTTCGCACTTTCAGGCCCTGACCGCGTAGTCATTGATTTTGCCAACACGCGCCTGGCCTGTGCATTGCCGCCCATTGCGGCAGCTGCCGGTCACGTGCGCCGGGTGCGGGGCGGTAATCCTGACCCTAAAACCCTGCGACTGGTTTTCGAAGTGGACCGACCGGTTGTGGTCAGCAGCGGCGAATCGCCCGGTGCCGGTTCGCGCTGGAATCTGCGTGTAGAGCTTGCCACACAAACCCTCAAAGCCGCGGCACGCCCAGTACCCGTGCGCCAGAATGCGCCTGTCGCGCCAGTGCCTGCACGCGTGCAGGCACCTAAAGCGCCGGAGACACGTGTGATGCAGACAGCCGCACGTACGCCTGCAGAGGCTCCACGTGCGAGTACGCCTGTTTTCGCGCCCGGACGCGGTGCGCGTGATGTTATCGTTGTCATTGACCCCGGTCATGGTGGCAAGGACCCCGGCGCCATTGGACCAAGACGCAGTGCAGAAAAACACGCGGTACTTGCCATCGCACTGAAACTTAAGCAAACCATCGACCGCCAGCCCGGAATGCGCGCGGTATTGACGCGCACGGGTGATTATTATGTCGGTCTGCGCGAGCGCCTCGCTATTGCGAGGCGTTATAATGGCGATATTTTTGTGTCGATTCATGCGGACGCGTTTATCAATCAGCAATCAAATGGCGCTTCCGTGTTTGCCCTCTCTCAGACAGGGGCGACCAGTGAAGCGGCACGCTGGCTTGCAGAGAAAGAAAACTACTCGGAGCTTGGCGGCGTTAACCTGAAAGGCCTTGATGACCAGAGCGGCATTGTGCGCAGCGTCCTTATCGACCTCTCCCAAACAGCAACCATCGGCTCAAGCCTGAAGATGGGGGGGGCGGTTTTGCGAAATCTCGACGGCATTACCCGTCTGCATAATCAACGGGTCGAACAGGCGCGTTTTATGGTACTGAAATCGCCGGACATTCCCTCGATTCTTGTTGAAACCGGATTTATTTCCAACCCGCGCGAAGAGCGCAATCTTACGAGCCACGCTTACCAGCAGCAGCTCGCGCAGGCAATTTTCCGAGGCATCAAGGGCTATTTCTGGGAAAACCCGCCACATGGCACCCGCATTGAAGCCATGGTACAAAAAAGCTCAGGAAGACTTGGGTGATCATGAGCACGCCTTACCCGCCAGTGTCCCGCATTGTTCAACTGGCCCCCGAAGTCGCCAACCAGATAGCTGCGGGCGAGGTGATTGAACGGCCGGCATCCGTGGTCAAAGAGCTACTGGAGAATGCGTGGGATGCTGGCAGTGACGCTATTGTGATTGAGTTGTCGAGCGGCGGAATGTCGCGTATTCGCGTCATTGATAATGGCCGCGGCATTGTGCCGGAGGACCTCATCCTCGCCGTATCAGCCCATGCTACCAGCAAACTGCGAACCTTAAGTGACCTCGCAGGCTTGACCAGTATGGGATTTCGCGGGGAAGCGCTTGCCAGCATTGCCTCCGTATCGCGCCTGCAGATAACTTCACGCACCGTTGACACGGAGCATGCGACGACCCTCGTGTGTGAGGCGCATGGCACGCAGCTTTTAAAATCCGCGCGCACGAAAGGTACCACGATTGAAGTGTGCGATCTTTTCCATAACGCACCCGTGCGTAAAAAATTTCTTAAATCCGAGCGTGCCGAATTTGATGCTATTGATGCGCTGGTGCGCCGTTTTGCGCTTGCCGCCCCACACATCGCCATTACGCTGCGCCACAACGGCAAAACCATGCTCGACTTTTCCGCACAGACCGGGCTTAAAACACGCATGCAAAAAATTTTTGGCAAGGCATTCGCGGACGCAAATATCGCCATTGATGCAGAGTCGGCCCCGATGCGCCTGTCAGGCTGGGTGAGCGGAACGGGGTTTCAGCGTAGCCAGAATGACCGTCAATGGTTTTTTGTCAACCAGCGCATGGTGCGCGACAAGCTGCTGCTGCATGCGCTGCGTCAGGCTTTTGAGCAGCGGCTGCACCCGGGCACGCATGCCGCTTGTCTTCTGTATCTAGAGCTGCCGCCAGAACTTGTGGATGTGAACGTGCACCCGACAAAGCATGAACTGCGTTTCAGCGAGCCGCGCCTTGTGCATGACTTTCTGGTATCAACGATTCGCAATGCACTTGCAAAAGAAGAAAAACGTCCGCTATCAACGCTGAAAAAGGCGGGAAGCGCGACCGTTTCAGCCTTACGCGAGCCTGCGCGGCTCACACCTGCAACCGATTCGGAATCGTTTCGCTGGGTGGCGCTTAATGCCCGTTTTTGCATCGTTTTTGCAGGCTTTGATGTCTGGTGGGTAGATGTGCAGGCACTGGTTGCTGACTGGACTAAAAATCTCCTGGAAACGGCTTCTTATCCACTGGCATCGCGTCCTCTGCTGGTACCGGTACGTCTTGCAGTGCCGCCTTCTGAGACTCGGGCCCTGCACCTGGCAGCAGCGCGTTTCACGCAATTTGGCCTGAGCCTTGACCAGGCGGGCGCAGAGCAGTGGCTTGTACGCTCGCTCCCGGTCATTCTGCCGCATCTTGATGTGGGGCGCCTCCTTCAAAGCTTTACGCCGCAGAGAGTGCGGGATGACGCCGCCATGCGGGACTGGCTTTGTGCGTGTACAGACGTGGACGCGCGTCAGGTGAGTGACAGCCTGCGCCAGGACCTGCTCAGTCACTTGCTGCACGCAGAAGCATCGCGTCCAGCTTTTTGTAAGTTGCTGACACTTGAAGCGTGTGAGGGAGTCTTGCATGCCTGAAACCGTTTTTTGCCTCATGGGGCCTACGGCCTCTGGAAAAACAGCGCTTGCCTGCGAGCTTGCAGCACGCTTTCCTTTTGAGATTGTGAGTGTGGATTCAGCGCTCGTCTATCGCGAAATGGACATTGGGACTGCGAAGCCTGAACCCGCCTTACTGGCGCAATTTCCGCATCATCTCATCAACATCATTAATCCCGACTCAGTCTATTCCGCCGCCGCTTTTTGTGAAGATGCAAAAAAGGTGTGCGGAGAAATTTTCGCCCGCGGTCATTACCCGTTGTTCACCGGTGGCACAATGCTTTATTTTCGTGCGTTTCAAGAGGGCCTGTCCGAGCTGCCGCCGAGCGATGCCCTGTTACGTGCGACCCTGACCCGTGAAGCGCAGACAAAAGGGCTTGTGCACATGCACGAGCGACTCAAAGCCCTTGACCCTGTATCAGGCGCGCGCATTCATCCCCATGATACACAGCGCATACTGCGCGCACTGGAAGTCTGCCTCTTAAGTGGAAGGCCTTTTTCTGCCATGCGTGCCACAGCCGGGCCACAGCACACATACCGCTCTGTTAATCTCGTCCTGTTGCCCAAAATGCGTGACTGGCTTCATGCCCGAATTGGTCAGCGTTTTACAGAGATGCTTGAGGCGGGTTTTATTGAGGAAGTCAAAAGCCTTTGTGCGCGATGGGACTTAGACGCTGAAAGTGCATCCATGCGCACGGTGGGATATCGACAGGTCTTTGAACATCTGGCCGGCAGACTTGAGGCGCATCTTTTAGCGCAAAAAGGCATTGAAGCCACGCGACAGCTTGCCAAGCGACAGATGACATGGCTGCGAGCCTGGCCTGATGCGCATGTTTTTGCCCCGGACGACCCCGAACATGTCCGCGAAGTCATGGCCTTTAGTGCAGAAATATTAGATAATTCCGGGTAATCATTGTACCGGAGAAACACATGAGCAATGCCACCCCTCCAAAGCCCGCAGATGCGGCAAACACGCCCTGTATGGTTACGCGTGATGCGCTGCCGCTCTATTGCCCCAACCCCTCGATGACACTCTGGAGCATGCACCCCCGGGTATTCCTGCCAATTGATAAAACCGGACGGGAAGTCTGCCCTTATTGTGGCACCGTATACGTTCTACAGTCATGATTCAGTCCATTTGTATCGTTCGGCTCTCAGCGCTTGGGGATGTGTTGATGCTGGTGCCGCTTGTGCGCACGCTGCAAAAGCATTTCCCGCATGCCGCCATTACCTGGGTGATCTCCCAGCCGGCAGCCAGTCTTGTCGAGGGCATTGATGGCGTTGAATTTATCGTTATTGATAAACCAAAGTCGCTTAAGGATTACTGGCAGTTTCGAAATTTGATGCGTACGCGAAGCTTTGATGTGCTGCTGGCGCCCCAGGCAAGTTTTCGCGCCAACCTGCTCTATCCGCTGATTTCAGCAAAGCGTAAAATCGGTTATGACGCGTTGCGTGGAAAGGATGGGCACCGGTGGTTTATCCATGAAACAGTGGAGCCGGGACGCGAGCACACGCTTCAGAGCTTTTTGAAATTTGCGAAAGCACTTGGCGTCAGTGAGTATGACATTCGCTGGGATCTCCCGATAACCGAGGAAGCGCGTGCCTTTGCCGAGGCGCATTTGCCGAAGGGCAGACCGATACTTTTGGTCAATCCCGCGGCGAGCAAGCCTGAGCGCAGCTGGCCGCTTGACCGTTACATTGAAACCATTCGCCGCGCAAAGGCGCAGTTTAATGTGAACGTTGTGCTCACCGGCGGGCCTGGTGTCCTTGAGCGGGAGATGGCAGATACCATTGCCAGCGAAGTTCCCGTGACCAATCTGGTGGGGAAAACGCGCCCGCCACTGCTGCTCGCAGTCATTGCCGCAGGTGATGTTTTACTCTGTCCGGATACCGGCCCCTCGCACATGGCGGCAGCCGTCAACACGCCGGTGGTGGCGTTGCATGCGGTGACCAGCTCCGAGGTCTCAGGGCCTTATACGTTCAGGCATCTCGCGGTAGACTGTTACCCGCAAGCCGTGATTCAGGTTCTTAAAAAGACACCGGAAACCTGTCCCTGGGGGACGCATGCGCATGGTGAAAAAACCATGGAACTGGTGAGTGTGGATGCGGTGATGGAGAAGCTTGAAAAAGCATTTGCCGAAGCAGCGGGGCGGCGCGCTTCGGCAAGTGTTGACGCTCTGGATTAATCATCTGGAGCGTTGTCATTGCCGCCTGAAGATGCACTGTCATCTGAGGAGCTGGTGCTGCCGGAGGTGCCAAGCGCTGCGTTCGGTTGTGCCGCCTTGCTGTTTTGCAGCAGCAGAACGGTTTCCGTCAGCAAAAGACGTTCCTGCTGAACGCGGTTCAGGTAGAGCTGATAGTTCATTTCCGCAAGCAGTATCGCCACTTCCTTCTGCACGGTTGCAGCGGAAGCGGTGTTAATCTGGTTCATCCACTGCGTGGTGGTGCCAGGCTGCTGCTGATTAAACAGTCTCCACGTCGACATGTTGTATTCACTCATGGCCTGACTGGTCTGTGCGGAAAGATCAGAGCCGGCACCCGTTCCTGAAATTTTTTGCGGAAGCCTTCTTGAGAGCATGTAATACAGGTTGCCGATAGCGACTGAATTCTGTGCGGCATAGACACGAAGATTGGCAAGGTAATTCGCAAGTGTTGCCTGAGCCTGAACCTTTGTGGCCTGCGACACGCTGCTGTCGGTGCTTATCATCTGGCTGTAAAGGTTATCATAGGCTGTACGTGAGGGCAGGCTGATGGGGGCGACAGCGCCGGTAACGTAGCGGATAAAGTTTTGCGCCACTTCCATTTGATTTTCTGCATTAAGCCCGCTCTGGTTGCCGGAGTTTTCGCTAGTAGATTCGTTACTGTAGACCATGGGGCCAAGCAGCGCATTGCCGTTCACCTGACTCAGGAAGCCGTTAATGTACTTTGATGAAAAGAAATCATAGGTGCTCGGAACCTGTCCAATCACATTGGCGCTGACCTTGTACTGGAAGAGGTAGTTAGTGTCGCTATTGTTGCCACAGATGTAGTTATTATTGCCGTCAAGGCAAAAGCTGTAGTCCGGGGTGCCCATGATGTTGAGCAAGGCCTGCGAGACGGGTTCAGGCGGAGTCGGGCTTGCAGGCTGGTCGATGAGGGGGCTTATGGTCAGCGCACCCTGGCTGCCTGAGCCACTGTTGTAGTTTTGGTCAAATGTGGCATTCGCCTTGTCATTGAGAGAAAAGAGCGAAGAGGGTGCGAAGTTCGCAAGTGCCTGAGTCAGCGCATTTACCGGTGTGGCCCCAAGTACGGTGAAATAGACATACTGCTGCAGGGCGGCCGTACTGTTGATATTCAGCAGCTGGTCGCTCAGCTGGGAGGCGTCACTGACTGCGGGTGTTTGAATATTATATCCAAAATATGTTCCCAGGTTTTGGAGATATTGCACCAGCTTGCCAGTATTGTCGCCGGTCTGTTGTTGCGCCGCATCGGTGATATCGTCGGCAAAAACGCTTCCTGCGGCCAGTGTCAGCATGGCAGAGAGTGTTAAACGGCGGTGAAATCGCATTATTCTTCCCCTTCGAGAGCACGTTGTACGAGGTTAAGGCGGTACTCACAAAACACCCGCCCAAGAAGACGCAGGCGTTCAAACACGATGTTGCGTTTAAGGAAAAAACCGGCAGCATCATGGCTTCCCAGTGTCTTTTCCTCGGCATGCACGAGCACGCGCGATGCACTGCCGGGATGCACCATGTCGATAGCCTGCAGCAGGCGCAACCCTCTTCCGGTTTTGATGTTGCCCACAAGGCGCACAAAGTCATCTTCATGCCCAAGCGAACTCATGTCCACCTTTTCAATATCATCCAACGCTTTTCCGAGTTTGGCAATGGCCTCTTCCAGTTCAGGATTGCCATCGGCCGTCCATTCCTCCACGCTCTCCATGAAGGTAATTACACGATAAATCATGGGGTCAACGTATTCGTACCAGTACTGGCACGACCCTTCATGGCTCAAATCAGGCATGATTTTTACTCTTTCTTTACGAGATACCGGGAATATTGGACTGATTGTACGTCAGTTACTATAGTATAGTAAGATGAGTAAAAGTCTACCGGGGTCTTGAAAAAACCATGAAAAAACAATCTCGCACCAGGAGAATTGTTGGTCGCATCGGCGGTGCCATGCGTGGCTGGCTCGATTTCGATCGCATGAAATCAATCACCCTGTACCTTGGTCAGGTTTTTGCCAGATTGTTTATCCCACAGAAAAAGCAGGAAGGCGAGGGATTCGAGGCGACGGTTGCACGTCTTGGTCTGACAGAGAGCGATTTGGACACACGCCGCAAATCACTGTATCGGTTGAGCCTCTTCATGGTGGCGCTTGCGATGTTGATTTTTATTTACTCTGTTTATCATTTTGTTTACGGAAGCTATACCGCCGCCTGTTTAAGTCTCGTGATAATGCTGGTGGCGCTTGCGCTCGCATTCCGCTACCACTTCTGGTATTTCCAGATACGTGAGCGCAAACTGGGCTGCACCCTCGGGGAGTGGTATCGAGAAGGGTTAAGAGGTCAGAAGCCATGAAAAAATACATACTGGGATTATTGTCCGCACTCATGCCGGTCATGGCAATGGCCGATAATATGTCACTGGCGCCGCCGCCAACTGACGTTTCCGTCATATTTCTCTCAAACCTCTTTGGCGTAGTTGACGGTGTGCTGCATGGAACCGGCAGCCAGATAATGGGCAACATGTTCATGGTGTTCAACGCCGGTGTGCTGGGGCTTGGCGGTATCGTCATCATGTATACCCTCATTGTTTCCACTATGAATACTGCGCAGGAAGGCCAGATGCTCGGACAAAAATGGTCCTCCATCTGGGTGCCGCTGCGCTCAACCGCAGGCCTTGCTCTCCTG from the Legionella geestiana genome contains:
- a CDS encoding zinc-finger domain-containing protein codes for the protein MSNATPPKPADAANTPCMVTRDALPLYCPNPSMTLWSMHPRVFLPIDKTGREVCPYCGTVYVLQS
- the icmX gene encoding type IVB secretion system protein IcmX codes for the protein MRFHRRLTLSAMLTLAAGSVFADDITDAAQQQTGDNTGKLVQYLQNLGTYFGYNIQTPAVSDASQLSDQLLNINSTAALQQYVYFTVLGATPVNALTQALANFAPSSLFSLNDKANATFDQNYNSGSGSQGALTISPLIDQPASPTPPEPVSQALLNIMGTPDYSFCLDGNNNYICGNNSDTNYLFQYKVSANVIGQVPSTYDFFSSKYINGFLSQVNGNALLGPMVYSNESTSENSGNQSGLNAENQMEVAQNFIRYVTGAVAPISLPSRTAYDNLYSQMISTDSSVSQATKVQAQATLANYLANLRVYAAQNSVAIGNLYYMLSRRLPQKISGTGAGSDLSAQTSQAMSEYNMSTWRLFNQQQPGTTTQWMNQINTASAATVQKEVAILLAEMNYQLYLNRVQQERLLLTETVLLLQNSKAAQPNAALGTSGSTSSSDDSASSGGNDNAPDD
- the icmW gene encoding type IVB secretion system protein IcmW, whose protein sequence is MPDLSHEGSCQYWYEYVDPMIYRVITFMESVEEWTADGNPELEEAIAKLGKALDDIEKVDMSSLGHEDDFVRLVGNIKTGRGLRLLQAIDMVHPGSASRVLVHAEEKTLGSHDAAGFFLKRNIVFERLRLLGRVFCEYRLNLVQRALEGEE
- the miaA gene encoding tRNA (adenosine(37)-N6)-dimethylallyltransferase MiaA, with translation MPETVFCLMGPTASGKTALACELAARFPFEIVSVDSALVYREMDIGTAKPEPALLAQFPHHLINIINPDSVYSAAAFCEDAKKVCGEIFARGHYPLFTGGTMLYFRAFQEGLSELPPSDALLRATLTREAQTKGLVHMHERLKALDPVSGARIHPHDTQRILRALEVCLLSGRPFSAMRATAGPQHTYRSVNLVLLPKMRDWLHARIGQRFTEMLEAGFIEEVKSLCARWDLDAESASMRTVGYRQVFEHLAGRLEAHLLAQKGIEATRQLAKRQMTWLRAWPDAHVFAPDDPEHVREVMAFSAEILDNSG
- the icmV gene encoding type IVB secretion system protein IcmV produces the protein MKKQSRTRRIVGRIGGAMRGWLDFDRMKSITLYLGQVFARLFIPQKKQEGEGFEATVARLGLTESDLDTRRKSLYRLSLFMVALAMLIFIYSVYHFVYGSYTAACLSLVIMLVALALAFRYHFWYFQIRERKLGCTLGEWYREGLRGQKP
- a CDS encoding glycosyltransferase family 9 protein encodes the protein MIQSICIVRLSALGDVLMLVPLVRTLQKHFPHAAITWVISQPAASLVEGIDGVEFIVIDKPKSLKDYWQFRNLMRTRSFDVLLAPQASFRANLLYPLISAKRKIGYDALRGKDGHRWFIHETVEPGREHTLQSFLKFAKALGVSEYDIRWDLPITEEARAFAEAHLPKGRPILLVNPAASKPERSWPLDRYIETIRRAKAQFNVNVVLTGGPGVLEREMADTIASEVPVTNLVGKTRPPLLLAVIAAGDVLLCPDTGPSHMAAAVNTPVVALHAVTSSEVSGPYTFRHLAVDCYPQAVIQVLKKTPETCPWGTHAHGEKTMELVSVDAVMEKLEKAFAEAAGRRASASVDALD